Proteins from a genomic interval of Bacillus sp. FSL H8-0547:
- the ileS gene encoding isoleucine--tRNA ligase — MEYKDTLLMPKTEFPMRGNLPNREPQMQEKWEEMTIYQKVQERTKDRPMFILHDGPPYANGDIHMGHALNKVLKDFIVRYKSMSGYNAPYVPGWDTHGLPIETALTKNKKVNRKELSVAEFRKLCAEYAWEQINNQREQFKRLGVRGDWENPYVTLNPEYEAQQIKVFGEMAKKGYIYKGLKPVYWSPSSESALAEAEIEYYDKRSASIYVAFTVAQGNDVLNGGEKIIIWTTTPWTIPANLGIAVHPDLEYTVADVDGESFVVASALLETVAKELEWADYKAVKTFKGAEIEKVSAKHPLYDRESLVVLGEHVTTDAGTGCVHTAPGHGEDDFIVGQKYGLDVLCPVDEKGHMTSEAPGFEGMFYDAANKPITEKLEEAGALLKLSFITHSYPHDWRTKKPTIFRATAQWFASIKDFREDLLQAVKETKWVPAWGETRLFNMVRDRGDWCISRQRAWGVPIPVFYAENGEPIITDETINHVSDLFREHGSNIWFERETKDLLPEGFTHPGSPNGNFTKEQDIMDVWFDSGSSHQAVLLERDDLQRPADLYLEGSDQYRGWFNSSLSTGVAVTGKAPYKGVLSHGFALDGEGRKMSKSLGNVVLPSKVMNQLGGDILRLWVASVDYQADVRVSDNILKQVAEVYRKIRNTFRFLLGNLADFNPETDALAFDELRDVDRYMMVKLNKLTDKVKKSYEDYEFAAIFHAVHNFCTIELSSFYLDFAKDVLYIEAPDNKERRAIQTVLYDTLLSLVKLVAPILPHTADEVWAHIDSVSEESVQLTNMPESKEIAGADVLEKKWDAFMELRDDVLKALEAARNEKVIGKSLTASIEVYANGEAKQLLESIDENLKQLFIVSGFKLAGNYEDAPQDAHTCDKVKITVKPAEGETCERCWVVTTDVGENENHKTLCTRCAAIVDEHYTTA, encoded by the coding sequence ATGGAGTACAAAGATACCCTGCTGATGCCGAAAACCGAATTTCCGATGAGAGGAAACCTTCCTAACCGTGAACCGCAAATGCAGGAAAAATGGGAAGAAATGACGATTTATCAAAAAGTGCAGGAGCGCACAAAAGACCGCCCGATGTTTATTCTTCATGACGGACCGCCGTATGCAAATGGAGATATCCACATGGGCCATGCACTGAACAAAGTGCTGAAGGATTTTATCGTCCGCTATAAATCCATGAGCGGCTACAACGCTCCGTACGTTCCCGGCTGGGACACACATGGTCTGCCGATTGAAACGGCTCTGACTAAAAACAAAAAAGTAAACCGAAAAGAACTAAGTGTAGCCGAATTCCGCAAGCTGTGCGCAGAGTATGCGTGGGAGCAGATCAACAATCAGCGGGAGCAGTTTAAGCGTCTCGGTGTTCGCGGAGACTGGGAAAACCCTTATGTGACGCTGAATCCGGAATACGAAGCACAGCAAATCAAAGTGTTCGGTGAGATGGCAAAGAAAGGGTACATCTATAAAGGATTAAAGCCGGTTTACTGGTCACCTTCCAGTGAGTCTGCTCTTGCAGAAGCTGAAATCGAGTATTATGACAAACGCTCTGCTTCTATTTATGTAGCATTTACTGTTGCACAGGGAAATGATGTGCTGAATGGCGGAGAAAAAATCATTATCTGGACGACTACTCCGTGGACGATTCCTGCAAACCTTGGCATTGCCGTTCATCCGGACCTTGAGTATACGGTGGCAGATGTGGACGGGGAATCATTCGTTGTTGCATCCGCATTGCTTGAAACGGTAGCTAAAGAACTTGAGTGGGCAGACTATAAGGCTGTCAAAACATTCAAAGGCGCAGAAATTGAAAAAGTGTCTGCAAAGCATCCGCTTTATGACCGCGAATCACTTGTTGTTTTAGGAGAACATGTAACGACAGATGCAGGTACGGGCTGTGTTCATACTGCACCAGGTCATGGTGAAGACGACTTTATCGTCGGCCAGAAATACGGTCTTGATGTCCTTTGTCCGGTTGATGAAAAAGGCCATATGACAAGCGAGGCACCAGGGTTTGAGGGCATGTTCTATGATGCTGCCAACAAACCGATCACTGAAAAGCTTGAAGAAGCAGGAGCACTGCTCAAGCTTTCTTTCATCACACACTCATACCCTCACGACTGGAGAACGAAAAAACCGACCATTTTCCGTGCAACTGCCCAGTGGTTTGCATCCATCAAGGATTTCCGCGAGGATCTTCTTCAGGCAGTAAAAGAAACGAAATGGGTTCCTGCCTGGGGCGAGACAAGATTGTTCAATATGGTTCGCGACCGCGGGGACTGGTGTATTTCCAGACAGCGTGCATGGGGGGTTCCGATCCCTGTCTTTTATGCAGAAAACGGAGAGCCGATTATTACGGATGAAACAATCAATCATGTTTCCGACCTGTTCCGCGAGCACGGTTCAAACATCTGGTTTGAACGTGAAACAAAAGATCTTCTTCCTGAAGGGTTCACGCATCCGGGCAGCCCGAACGGAAACTTCACGAAAGAACAGGACATCATGGATGTCTGGTTCGACTCTGGTTCTTCCCATCAGGCAGTATTGCTTGAAAGAGATGACCTGCAGCGTCCGGCAGACCTTTATTTGGAAGGCTCTGACCAATACCGCGGCTGGTTTAACTCTTCCCTGTCCACAGGTGTTGCTGTAACAGGAAAAGCTCCATATAAAGGCGTTCTCAGCCATGGTTTTGCACTGGACGGAGAAGGGCGCAAAATGAGTAAGTCTCTTGGGAACGTTGTGCTGCCTTCAAAAGTTATGAACCAGCTTGGGGGAGACATTCTTCGTCTTTGGGTAGCGTCTGTTGACTATCAGGCTGATGTAAGAGTTTCAGACAACATTCTGAAGCAAGTAGCAGAGGTGTACAGAAAAATCCGCAATACGTTCCGTTTCCTTCTTGGTAACCTTGCTGATTTTAACCCTGAAACAGATGCCCTCGCGTTTGACGAGCTGCGCGATGTTGACCGTTACATGATGGTGAAGCTGAATAAACTGACAGACAAAGTGAAAAAATCGTATGAAGACTATGAGTTCGCTGCTATTTTCCACGCGGTTCATAATTTCTGCACGATTGAACTCAGCTCCTTCTATTTGGATTTCGCTAAAGATGTTCTCTACATCGAAGCTCCTGATAACAAAGAGCGCCGCGCCATTCAGACCGTTCTTTATGACACGCTGCTTTCACTTGTCAAGCTTGTTGCGCCGATCCTTCCTCATACAGCTGATGAAGTATGGGCACACATCGACTCTGTTTCAGAAGAAAGCGTTCAGCTGACAAATATGCCTGAAAGCAAGGAAATTGCCGGTGCTGACGTGCTTGAGAAGAAATGGGATGCTTTCATGGAGCTTCGCGATGATGTCTTAAAGGCACTTGAAGCAGCCCGCAATGAAAAAGTAATCGGCAAATCGTTAACTGCAAGCATCGAAGTATATGCGAACGGGGAAGCGAAACAATTGCTTGAATCAATTGATGAAAACTTAAAGCAGCTGTTCATTGTATCAGGCTTTAAGCTTGCTGGAAATTATGAGGACGCTCCGCAGGATGCACATACTTGCGACAAAGTGAAAATCACAGTTAAACCTGCTGAAGGCGAAACGTGTGAAAGATGCTGGGTTGTCACAACCGATGTGGGCGAAAATGAAAATCACAAAACACTGTGCACGCGCTGTGCAGCAATTGTTGACGAACATTATACGACTGCTTAA
- a CDS encoding DivIVA domain-containing protein translates to MPLTPLDIHNKEFNKGFRGYDEDEVNEFLDQVIKDYELAIREKKELENKVTELNERIGHFSNIEETLNKSILVAQEAAEEVRRHAQKEAKLIVKEAEKNADRIINESLSKSRKIAVEIEELKKQSKVFRTRFQMLIEAQLDLLKNDDWDHLLEYELESLYEEREESKVQS, encoded by the coding sequence GTGCCGTTAACACCGCTTGATATTCATAACAAAGAATTTAACAAAGGGTTCCGGGGCTATGACGAGGACGAAGTCAATGAATTCCTCGACCAGGTCATCAAAGATTATGAGCTTGCCATCCGCGAGAAAAAAGAACTCGAAAACAAAGTGACTGAACTTAACGAACGTATTGGTCATTTTTCAAATATCGAGGAAACACTTAATAAATCCATTCTTGTAGCGCAGGAGGCCGCTGAGGAAGTCCGCCGACACGCACAAAAGGAAGCGAAGCTGATTGTGAAGGAAGCAGAGAAAAACGCTGACCGGATCATCAATGAATCCTTGTCTAAATCAAGAAAAATAGCCGTTGAAATCGAAGAGCTGAAAAAGCAGTCGAAAGTTTTCAGGACCCGCTTCCAGATGCTGATTGAAGCACAGCTTGACCTTCTTAAAAATGATGACTGGGATCACCTCCTTGAGTATGAACTGGAATCATTATATGAAGAGCGCGAAGAATCAAAGGTGCAGTCTTGA
- a CDS encoding RNA-binding protein: protein MDHIYQHFREEERHFIDQAAEWKESVLTNYSPKLTDFLDPREQEMVKAVVGSGEDVRLQFSGEDMERKRALLYPDYFTPSHDDFQLSLLEIGYPSKFVAIEHRQVLGSLMSLGLKRSKFGDLLFSGDRIQLVAAKETEAFLLMNLTEIGRAKVSLKALDWSERILHVEEMLEKTATVSSLRLDAVAASVYNISRQKIGALIQSGYVKVNFRVIEQPSFECREGDTLSVRGHGRSKLLSIDGRTKKDKWKISYGIQK, encoded by the coding sequence ATGGACCACATTTATCAGCACTTCAGAGAGGAAGAACGGCATTTTATCGATCAGGCGGCTGAATGGAAAGAAAGTGTCTTGACCAATTATTCTCCAAAGCTGACCGATTTTCTCGACCCGAGGGAGCAGGAGATGGTGAAAGCCGTTGTCGGGTCAGGAGAAGACGTTCGACTTCAGTTTTCGGGCGAGGATATGGAACGGAAGCGGGCGCTGCTCTATCCGGACTACTTTACTCCTTCCCATGATGATTTTCAGCTGTCCCTGCTTGAGATCGGGTATCCGTCTAAGTTTGTTGCCATCGAGCACCGGCAAGTATTGGGTTCTTTAATGTCACTCGGGCTCAAACGTTCAAAATTCGGCGACCTGCTGTTTTCAGGTGACCGGATCCAGCTGGTTGCTGCAAAAGAAACAGAAGCTTTTCTTTTGATGAATTTGACTGAAATTGGCCGGGCAAAGGTTTCGCTGAAAGCACTTGATTGGAGTGAGCGCATCCTCCACGTGGAAGAAATGCTTGAAAAAACAGCGACCGTGAGCTCGTTAAGGCTTGATGCTGTTGCAGCATCTGTCTATAACATTTCCCGGCAAAAAATTGGCGCACTGATTCAATCCGGGTATGTGAAAGTAAACTTTCGGGTCATCGAGCAGCCGTCATTTGAATGCAGAGAAGGAGACACGCTTTCTGTAAGAGGCCACGGCAGATCCAAACTGTTGTCGATTGATGGCAGGACAAAGAAAGATAAGTGGAAAATCTCATACGGGATTCAAAAATAA
- a CDS encoding YggT family protein, translating into MGVVADVLFTLLQVYSYAIIIYILLSWFPNARESSFGQLLAKIVEPYLEPFRRFIPPLGMIDISPIVALLALRFAGYGLNSIFTMIG; encoded by the coding sequence ATGGGCGTAGTAGCTGATGTTTTATTTACGTTGTTGCAGGTTTACTCTTATGCGATTATTATTTATATCTTGCTTTCATGGTTTCCGAATGCAAGAGAAAGCAGTTTCGGACAGCTGCTTGCTAAAATTGTAGAGCCGTACCTTGAACCTTTCCGCAGGTTTATTCCGCCGCTTGGCATGATTGACATCTCACCAATTGTTGCACTTCTTGCCCTGCGATTTGCAGGATACGGGCTTAACTCAATCTTCACAATGATTGGATAA
- a CDS encoding cell division protein SepF, whose amino-acid sequence MSIKNKFKSFFALDEEEYEYVEQERHQDYDYEEEQPFPPKPQQTKQNVVSLQSVQKSSKVVLCEPRVYAEAQDVADQLKNRRAVVVNLQRIQHDQAKRIVDFLSGTVYAIGGDIQKIGANIFLCTPDNVDVAGSISEIVSEEDQRW is encoded by the coding sequence ATGAGTATTAAAAATAAGTTTAAAAGCTTTTTTGCCCTTGATGAGGAAGAATATGAATACGTTGAGCAGGAGAGGCATCAGGACTATGATTACGAGGAAGAACAGCCATTTCCTCCAAAGCCGCAGCAGACCAAACAGAATGTTGTCAGTTTGCAAAGTGTTCAGAAATCATCTAAAGTGGTTTTATGCGAGCCGAGAGTTTACGCTGAAGCTCAGGACGTTGCCGATCAGCTGAAGAACAGACGGGCAGTTGTTGTCAATCTGCAGCGCATTCAGCATGATCAGGCAAAGCGCATTGTAGACTTTTTAAGCGGAACTGTGTACGCTATAGGGGGAGACATTCAGAAGATCGGAGCGAATATTTTCCTGTGCACACCGGATAACGTTGATGTTGCAGGTTCGATTTCAGAAATTGTCTCGGAAGAAGATCAGAGGTGGTAA
- a CDS encoding YggS family pyridoxal phosphate-dependent enzyme, giving the protein MSVKQNLEEIRARIKHTCSKTDRNPDEIRLIAVTKYVSIERAKEAVEAGIAHLGENRNEGLAEKYEAIGNSASWHFIGTLQTRKVKDMIDKADYIHSLDRLSLAKEIDKRADDKVKCFIQVNTSGEESKHGMTPEEVLPFVKELENYPNILVVGLMTMAPNTDDEHVLRESFKRLRTLRGEVKSLHLPYAPCSELSMGMSNDFEIAVEEGATFIRIGSALVG; this is encoded by the coding sequence GTGAGCGTCAAACAGAACTTAGAGGAAATACGTGCAAGAATTAAACATACATGCAGCAAAACAGACCGCAATCCGGATGAGATCAGACTGATTGCCGTCACAAAATATGTCAGCATTGAACGGGCGAAAGAAGCTGTTGAAGCAGGCATTGCACATCTTGGCGAAAACAGAAATGAAGGTCTTGCCGAAAAATACGAAGCTATAGGAAACAGTGCTTCATGGCATTTTATCGGAACCCTTCAGACGAGAAAAGTAAAAGACATGATTGATAAAGCAGACTACATACATTCCCTGGACAGGCTCTCGCTTGCTAAAGAAATTGACAAGCGGGCCGATGATAAAGTAAAGTGCTTCATTCAAGTGAATACGTCGGGAGAAGAATCCAAGCATGGCATGACACCTGAGGAAGTTCTCCCATTTGTTAAGGAGCTTGAGAATTATCCGAACATTCTTGTCGTCGGATTAATGACTATGGCGCCTAACACAGATGATGAACATGTATTGAGAGAATCCTTCAAAAGGCTCCGTACATTACGAGGGGAAGTAAAGTCCCTTCATCTGCCGTATGCACCTTGCAGTGAGCTTTCTATGGGAATGTCGAATGACTTTGAAATAGCGGTTGAAGAAGGCGCTACTTTCATCCGCATCGGCTCAGCCCTGGTTGGATAA
- the pgeF gene encoding peptidoglycan editing factor PgeF, whose amino-acid sequence MTQNPLNLQHETYLNSPDWEQLNEDLVIGFTTKNGGVSSGHFQSLNLGLHVHDDPASVTENRKILASAVNMPLEHWVYADQVHDSSIYKARKEDGSKGTMNYASAVPGTDGLYTDEEGLMLSLCYADCVPLFFYEPEKRLVGTAHAGWKGSVLDIGGKMARTWTRKEGVSAQSIYAIIGPSIGSCCYTVDDYVIDRVNKALSKAFPSPYEEVSAGQYSLDLKLLNKYLLLNAGLSESRILTSPLCTSCESSLFFSHRRDQGKTGRMAGFIGLKGRQKQL is encoded by the coding sequence ATGACTCAGAATCCGCTTAATCTTCAGCATGAAACATACTTAAACAGCCCGGACTGGGAACAATTAAATGAAGATCTCGTTATTGGATTTACAACAAAAAACGGGGGAGTCTCAAGCGGTCACTTTCAGTCTCTGAATCTTGGCCTCCATGTCCACGACGATCCCGCAAGTGTAACAGAAAACAGAAAGATCCTTGCATCAGCCGTGAATATGCCTCTTGAACACTGGGTTTATGCAGACCAGGTTCATGACAGCAGCATTTATAAAGCACGCAAGGAAGACGGTTCAAAAGGGACAATGAATTATGCTTCGGCTGTTCCGGGAACAGACGGCCTATACACAGATGAAGAAGGCCTGATGCTTTCTCTCTGCTACGCAGACTGTGTGCCTCTTTTCTTCTATGAGCCTGAAAAAAGGCTGGTCGGCACTGCTCATGCAGGCTGGAAAGGTTCAGTCCTTGATATTGGGGGCAAAATGGCCAGAACGTGGACCCGGAAGGAAGGCGTCTCGGCACAATCCATTTATGCCATCATCGGACCATCCATCGGATCTTGCTGCTATACCGTTGATGATTATGTCATTGACAGAGTGAACAAAGCGCTGTCTAAAGCTTTCCCTTCTCCATATGAAGAGGTGTCTGCCGGGCAGTATTCGCTTGACTTAAAGCTGCTCAACAAATATTTGCTGTTGAATGCAGGTCTGAGCGAGTCCCGCATATTGACAAGCCCGCTTTGTACAAGCTGCGAATCTTCCCTGTTTTTTTCACACAGGAGAGATCAGGGCAAGACCGGAAGAATGGCTGGATTTATCGGTTTAAAGGGGAGGCAAAAACAACTGTGA
- a CDS encoding YlmC/YmxH family sporulation protein — protein sequence MMNISEFQTKDVVNVSDGKKLGMVSDFDINVTTGKIQAVFISGPGKVLGFFGKEEEVVVPWRNIVKIGEDVILVRVNREIDQNSELI from the coding sequence ATGATGAATATATCTGAATTTCAGACAAAAGATGTTGTCAATGTTTCAGATGGAAAGAAGCTCGGAATGGTATCGGATTTTGATATAAATGTAACGACGGGGAAAATTCAGGCTGTCTTTATCAGCGGGCCTGGCAAGGTACTCGGTTTTTTCGGCAAGGAGGAAGAAGTCGTCGTACCGTGGAGAAACATTGTCAAAATCGGGGAAGATGTGATTTTAGTCCGTGTAAATAGGGAAATAGACCAAAACAGCGAATTAATTTAA
- the sigG gene encoding RNA polymerase sporulation sigma factor SigG, which yields MARNKVEICGVDTSKLPVLKNEEMRILFREMQSGNSDAREKLVNGNLRLVLSVIQRFNNRGEFVDDLFQVGCIGLMKSIDNFDLGQNVKFSTYAVPMIIGEIRRYLRDNNPIRVSRSLRDIAYKALQVREQLMSKTSREPTAEEISRVLEVPHEEIVFALDAIQDPVSLFEPIYNDGGDPIYVMDQLSDEKNRDSHWIEEIALKEGMRRLNEREKLILRKRFFQGKTQMEVAEEIGISQAQVSRLEKAAIKQMNKNIQN from the coding sequence GTGGCAAGAAATAAAGTTGAAATATGCGGAGTAGATACTTCCAAACTTCCAGTCCTGAAAAATGAGGAAATGAGAATCCTGTTCCGCGAGATGCAAAGCGGCAATTCGGATGCACGGGAAAAGCTCGTGAACGGGAATCTTCGCTTGGTTTTGAGCGTCATTCAGCGATTTAACAACCGCGGTGAGTTTGTCGATGACCTGTTTCAAGTTGGCTGTATTGGACTTATGAAATCCATTGATAATTTCGATCTTGGCCAGAATGTAAAATTTTCAACTTATGCTGTACCGATGATTATTGGAGAGATCAGGCGCTATCTGCGCGATAACAATCCGATCCGGGTTTCCAGATCTCTTCGTGATATTGCCTACAAAGCTTTGCAGGTCAGAGAACAATTGATGAGCAAAACCTCAAGAGAACCGACCGCGGAAGAAATATCCCGGGTACTGGAAGTCCCGCATGAAGAAATCGTCTTTGCACTGGATGCCATCCAGGACCCGGTGTCGCTTTTTGAACCGATTTACAACGATGGCGGGGATCCAATCTATGTCATGGATCAGCTCAGTGACGAAAAAAACCGCGATTCACACTGGATCGAAGAAATTGCTTTAAAAGAGGGAATGCGCAGGCTTAATGAGCGTGAAAAGCTCATATTGAGAAAACGGTTCTTCCAGGGAAAAACCCAAATGGAAGTGGCGGAGGAAATCGGCATCTCACAAGCGCAGGTCTCAAGGCTTGAAAAAGCTGCTATCAAACAAATGAATAAGAATATACAGAATTAG
- the sigE gene encoding RNA polymerase sporulation sigma factor SigE translates to MKKLKLQITYLWYKLLMKLGLKTDEIHYIGGSEALPPPLTKDEEEVLLKKLPGGDQAARSILIERNLRLVVYIARKFENTGINIEDLISIGTIGLIKAVNTFNPEKKIKLATYASRCIENEILMYLRRNNKIRSEVSFDEPLNIDWDGNELLLSDVLGTEEDIITKDLEANVDRKLLLKALQQLNDREKQIMELRFGLQGGEEKTQKDVADMLGISQSYISRLEKRIIKRLRKEFNKMV, encoded by the coding sequence ATGAAAAAACTAAAATTGCAGATTACGTATCTCTGGTATAAATTGCTGATGAAGCTGGGCCTGAAAACGGATGAAATTCATTATATCGGAGGAAGCGAAGCACTTCCGCCCCCGCTCACAAAGGATGAAGAAGAAGTCCTTCTGAAAAAACTGCCGGGAGGCGATCAGGCAGCACGCTCCATTCTGATTGAAAGAAATTTAAGGCTTGTCGTCTATATTGCCAGGAAGTTTGAGAATACAGGCATTAACATTGAAGATTTGATCAGCATCGGAACAATTGGACTAATCAAAGCTGTCAACACCTTTAATCCGGAAAAAAAAATCAAGCTTGCCACCTATGCATCAAGATGCATAGAGAATGAAATTCTGATGTATCTGAGAAGAAACAACAAAATCCGGTCTGAAGTTTCATTTGATGAACCATTAAATATCGACTGGGACGGAAACGAGCTGCTCCTCTCGGATGTTCTTGGAACAGAAGAAGACATCATCACAAAAGATCTTGAAGCAAATGTGGACCGCAAACTTCTCCTTAAAGCTCTTCAGCAGCTGAATGACCGGGAAAAACAGATCATGGAACTGCGGTTTGGCCTTCAGGGAGGAGAAGAAAAAACGCAAAAAGACGTCGCGGATATGCTCGGGATCTCCCAGTCCTACATATCCAGGCTTGAAAAGAGAATTATCAAAAGATTGCGCAAAGAATTCAATAAAATGGTCTAA
- the spoIIGA gene encoding sigma-E processing peptidase SpoIIGA translates to MAIYLDVIWFLNFSFDLFLLLLTNILLKQKLMKIRILIGALIGSGIVVLLFTPFSPIATHPLGKLSVSVFMILAAFGFKRFKYFAKCLLTFYFVTFMVGGAMMGAHYFIQTEIGFADGILMTNSGGFGDPVSWLFVIAGFPAAWYFSRKRLDDLEMKKIQYDMIVSVHVKIGEASFTLKGLIDSGNQLYDPISKSPVMIADANKLKGHVPDALLDIALQEDVMAALTASSESHSMDNRVRIIPFRVVGKSNQFLIGLKPDEVIVTTKDETILASKTIIGLNQTSLSPEGEYDCIVHPKMLQSGAVQDVS, encoded by the coding sequence GTGGCCATTTATTTGGATGTAATCTGGTTTTTGAATTTTTCTTTTGATCTTTTCCTGCTGCTTTTGACGAATATTTTGCTGAAGCAGAAACTGATGAAGATCAGGATTTTGATTGGAGCCTTGATTGGATCTGGCATCGTTGTCCTTCTGTTCACTCCTTTTTCACCCATTGCAACGCATCCGTTAGGCAAGTTATCCGTTTCTGTCTTCATGATACTGGCAGCCTTTGGATTTAAGAGGTTTAAGTATTTCGCCAAGTGTCTGCTTACTTTTTATTTCGTTACTTTTATGGTAGGCGGGGCCATGATGGGGGCCCATTATTTTATTCAGACGGAAATCGGATTTGCAGACGGAATTTTAATGACAAACTCAGGAGGTTTTGGCGATCCTGTCAGCTGGCTGTTTGTCATCGCCGGCTTTCCTGCAGCCTGGTATTTTTCAAGAAAAAGGCTTGATGACCTTGAGATGAAAAAGATTCAATATGACATGATTGTCTCGGTTCACGTCAAGATTGGGGAAGCATCGTTTACACTGAAGGGCCTGATAGACAGCGGAAATCAGCTTTATGATCCCATCTCAAAGTCCCCGGTCATGATTGCAGATGCCAATAAGCTAAAAGGGCATGTTCCGGATGCGCTGCTTGATATAGCGCTTCAGGAAGATGTGATGGCGGCTTTAACCGCGTCAAGTGAATCTCATTCTATGGATAACAGAGTAAGAATCATTCCGTTTCGGGTCGTCGGAAAATCAAATCAGTTTTTAATCGGTCTAAAACCGGATGAGGTCATTGTGACAACAAAAGATGAAACGATTCTTGCTTCGAAAACGATTATCGGGCTGAACCAAACAAGCCTGTCGCCTGAAGGAGAATATGACTGCATCGTTCATCCCAAAATGCTTCAGAGCGGAGCCGTGCAGGACGTTTCATAA